The Skermanella rosea sequence GATCGCCGCCGAAGGCGCGCAGGGCGTCGGCATAGCCGATGCCGTCGGCATCGACCGCGTCGAGGGCGGCGGGATCGAAGCGGCCGGCGAGGGCGCGGCTGCCGGTCAGGGTAATCGGGAAGCGGACGCCTTCCTCGTCGCCGAAGCCGACGACCTCGATCGCGAAGGGCAGGCGTTCGCCGCGCCGGTGCAGTTCGGAAACGGCGGCGACGCCGGCCAGGACGCCCAGGTTGCCGTCATACCTGCCGGCGTTGCGCACGGTGTCGATGTGGGAGCCGATCAGGAGTGCCGGCAGGCCGGGCCGGGTTCCTTCGTAGCGGCCGACCACGTTGCCGGCCGGGTCGATCCGGGCCGCCATGCCGGCCTCGGCCATCCAGGCCATGAGCCGGTCGGCGGCGGCGCGGTGCTCGGGTGTCAGGAACAGCCGGGTCAGGGCGCCGGGTTCCGCTGAGATGGCGGCGAACCGGTCGAGGCGGTCCATCAGCGTCCTGCCGAGCGCCGGACCCAACTGATGGAGGCGGAGGAGGGCGATGCGCTCGACCTGGGCCAGGGCGGTCTCGAATTCCTGCTCGGGCGTGTTGTCGATCCGATGCTCGAAGGCTTCGAGGATGTCCGCGCGGGTCAGCCCCCGGACGGCGATGATGAAGGGGAAGCCGAACTTCTCCTTGTAGGAGTCGTTGAGGACCTGAAGGCGCTCGAACTCTTCCGGCGTGCAGCGGTCGAGACCGGCGCCGGCCTGTTCCGAGGCGGAGTCGGCCGTCAGCCCGCCGGCGACGGCGAGCTTGCCGGCGAGGTCCGGATGCGCCCGGAGAAGGGCCAGCTGGCGGTCCCGGCCGGCGGCGCGAACCGCGGCGCACATCCCGGCATGGAGCGCCGGTATGTCGGCGAAGGCGATGGCGGGATCGGCGGCGAGAGCTGTCTCCGCCACCCAGGGCGAATGCTCGAACACGCCGCCGAAACGGGTCACGAAATCGGTGGCGGCCCTGTCGGCCGGCGCGGCCTCCGTTGGCATGGCGGTTGCGAGACCCTTCGAACTATCCGGAGACATTTGCACCCTTCCACCAATAGGATCGTGGCGTCAAACTAATGCCATGCCCGTGGCGTGACCTTCCTGAAAGTTTTGAAACTCTTTCCGCCCAAGGGACGTCGACGGCGGAGACGGAGTGATGAAAGAATAATTTAGGAAACTCCGCAAAGCGATAACAAGTCGAAAACAGGCGAGCAAGGAGAGACACATGGCGACGACTTCACGAACGGCGGCGAGCGGAGGACGCCTCACCACCCATGTCCTCGATACCATGCACGGAACGCCGGCGGCGGGGATGGCGGTGACGCTGTTCCGGATCGACGGCGACAGGCGGGAGAAGATCACCGAGGCCAAGACGAACACCGACGGCCGTTGCGATGAGCCGTTGCTGTCCGGCGATCAGATGCGGGCCGGGATCTACGAGCTGGTGTTCGAGGTGGACGCCTATTTCCGGAAGATCGCGGTAGACCTGCCGGACCCGCCGTTCCTGGACGGCATTCCGCTGCGCTTCGGGATCGCGGATGCGGGTGCCCACTACCATGTGCCGCTGCTGGTCAGCCCGTTCGCCTATTCGACCTATCGCGGAAGCTGACGCGAGGAGAGACGTAGCATGCGCGATTGCGTAAGGTTTCTGCTGGGCGACCGGCTGATCGAGATCCGGGAGGTCGATCCGACCCTGACGGTCCTGGACTGGCTGCGGCTGGACCAGCGCAAGGTCGGCACCAAGGAAGGCTGCGCGGAAGGCGACTGCGGCGCCTGCACGGTGGTGGTCGGGCGGCTGGAGGACGGCCAAGTCCGGTACGAGGCGGTGAACGCCTGCATCCGCTTCGTCGCGACGCTGGACGGCTGCCAGGTGCTGACGGTCGAGCACCTGAAGGGAGCGGACGGGTCGCTCCATCCGGTGCAGCAGGCCCTGGTGGATTGCCACGGGTCGCAGTGCGGTTTCTGCACGCCCGGCTTCGTCATGTCCATGTTCGCGCTGTACAAGGGCGAGGAGGCTCCGGACGGGGCCGCGGTGGACGACGCGCTGGCCGGCAACCTGTGCCGCTGCACGGGATACGCGCCCATCGTCGCGGCGAGCGAGCGGATGTACGCGCTGGGAGCGCCGGCGGCGGACCGCTTCGCGGCGGAGGCCGCGGCCATGGCGGAGCGGCTGGCAGGCTTGCAGGACGACGAGAC is a genomic window containing:
- a CDS encoding allantoate amidohydrolase; this translates as MPTEAAPADRAATDFVTRFGGVFEHSPWVAETALAADPAIAFADIPALHAGMCAAVRAAGRDRQLALLRAHPDLAGKLAVAGGLTADSASEQAGAGLDRCTPEEFERLQVLNDSYKEKFGFPFIIAVRGLTRADILEAFEHRIDNTPEQEFETALAQVERIALLRLHQLGPALGRTLMDRLDRFAAISAEPGALTRLFLTPEHRAAADRLMAWMAEAGMAARIDPAGNVVGRYEGTRPGLPALLIGSHIDTVRNAGRYDGNLGVLAGVAAVSELHRRGERLPFAIEVVGFGDEEGVRFPITLTGSRALAGRFDPAALDAVDADGIGYADALRAFGGDPDAIASAARDPADILAYVEAHIEQGPVLEAENLGVGIVTGINGASRYAVTVGGTAGHAGTVPMSLRRDAVAGAAEMILSVERRARAIPDLVATVGRIEARPGAVNVIPGEAIFTIDIRSPDDTVRLAAMEAIADDFAAIAARRALTLSIGKTHDAPATACAPALIDRLSAAVERCGLHARRLPSGAGHDAMAIASLCPVGMLFTRCRGGISHNPAESITVEDADLTVRVLLEFIRDFPAQHK
- the uraH gene encoding hydroxyisourate hydrolase — protein: MATTSRTAASGGRLTTHVLDTMHGTPAAGMAVTLFRIDGDRREKITEAKTNTDGRCDEPLLSGDQMRAGIYELVFEVDAYFRKIAVDLPDPPFLDGIPLRFGIADAGAHYHVPLLVSPFAYSTYRGS